The Kogia breviceps isolate mKogBre1 chromosome 4, mKogBre1 haplotype 1, whole genome shotgun sequence genome window below encodes:
- the LOC131755934 gene encoding general transcription factor IIH subunit 2 yields the protein MDEEPERTKRWEGGYERTWEILKEDESGSLKATIEDILFKAKRKRVFEHHGQVQLGMMRHLYVVVDGSRTMEDQDLKPNRLTCTLKLLEYFVEEYFDQNPISQIGIIVTKSKRAEKLTELSGNPRKHIISLKKAVDMTCHGEPSLYNSLSMAMQTLKHMPGHTSREVLIIFSSLTTCDPSNIYDLIKTLKAAKIRVSVIGLSAEVRVCTVLARETGGTYHVILDESHYKELLTHHVSPPPASSSSECSLIRMGFPQHTIASLSDQDAKPSFSMAHLDSNTEPGLTLGGYFCPQCRAKYCELPVECKICGLTLVSAPHLARSYHHLFPLDAFQDIPLEEHNGERFCYACQGELKDQHVYVCTVCQNVFCVDCDIFVHDSLHCCPGCIHKIPAPSAI from the exons atggatgaagaGCCTGAAAGAACTAAACGATGGGAAGGAGGCTATGAAAGAACATG GGAGATTCTTAAAGAAGATGAATCAGGATCACTTAAAGCTACAATAGAAGACATTCTCttcaaagcaaagagaaaaag GGTATTTGAGCACCATGGACAAGTTCAACTTGGAATG atgcgTCATCTTTATGTGGTAGTAGATGGATCAAGAACAATGGAAGACCAGGATTTAAAGCCAAATAGACTGACATGTACTTTAAAG tTGTTGGAATACTTCGTAGAGGAATATTTTGATCAAAATCCTATTAGTCAG attgGAATAATTGTAACAAAGAGTAAAAGAGCTGAAAAACTGACTGAACTCTCAG GAAACCCAAGGAAACACATAATATCTTTGAAGAAAGCTGTAGATATGACTTGCCATGGAGAGCCATCTCTTTATAACTCCTTAAGCATGGCTATGCAGACTCTAAA ACACATGCCCGGACATACAAGTAGAGAAGTCCTAATCATCTTTAGCAGTCTCACAACCTGTGATCCATCTAATATCTATGATCTAATCAAG ACCCTAAAGGCAGCTAAAATTAGAGTGTCTGTTATTGGATTGTCTGCAGAGGTTCGGGTTTGCACTGTGCTTGCTCGTGAAACTGGTG GCACATACCATGTTATTTTAGATGAAAGCCATTACAAAGAATTGCTGACACATCATGTTAGTCCTCCTCCTGCTAGCTCAAGCTCTGAATGCTCACTTATTCGTATGG GATTTCCTCAGCATACCATTGCTTCTCTGTCTGATCAAGATGCAAAGCCCTCTTTCAGTATGGC GCATCTGGATAGCAACACTGAGCCAGGACTTACATTAGGAGGCTATTTCTGCCCACAGTGTCGGGCAAAGTACTGTGAGCTTCCTGTTGAATGTAAAATCTGTG GTCTAACTTTGGTGTCTGCTCCCCACTTGGCACGGTCTTACCATCACTTATTTCCTTTGGATGCTTTTCAAGATATTCCCCTGGAAGAACATAATGGAGAAAG attttgttATGCCTGTCAGGGGGAATTGAAAGACCAACAT